In Desulfosalsimonas propionicica, the DNA window GCTTTGGGAAATGCCCTGCCTCCCTACTACGAGCGTGCTGTAGGCGGTCTCATCCCGCTCGGAGAGGATACACTCAGCCATGGAAGGACAGTAGCGCCGGGTAGAACGCATTCTCACAGCCTCCGGGGCAAACCCTTGTTCAATCAGGTGCTGCCGGGACGAATCAAGGAGGGCATCGATTTTCTTCTGGTGCTGGAGGAGCCATTTTTCCTTTTCTGCGGATGAAGGGAAGTAATCTTCTTCGGGCTCGGGGACCACATGAAGAATGGTCGCCGTGAAACCCGGCAGTCCGCCGAGGAAGTAGCCGACATACG includes these proteins:
- a CDS encoding universal stress protein, which encodes MNPEGKLYNKNILIAIDESENSRRAVSYVGYFLGGLPGFTATILHVVPEPEEDYFPSSAEKEKWLLQHQKKIDALLDSSRQHLIEQGFAPEAVRMRSTRRYCPSMAECILSERDETAYSTLVVGRQGISQSEEFLFGSISSKIVQHARNCTVWVVE